One segment of Variovorax paradoxus DNA contains the following:
- a CDS encoding NAD(P)H-dependent flavin oxidoreductase produces MTTLQQLLGTGLPLIQAPMAGIQGSAMAVAVSNAGGLGSLPCAMLAPDALRAELAAIRAGTGKPYNVNFFCHTPPQPSPEREATWRAALAPYYAEFGIDAASIPAGPGRNPFSADVAALLAEFRPPVVSFHFGLPPQALVAQVHGWGAKVLGSATTVDEALWLQANGADAVIAQGLEAGGHRGHFLSHDLTKQLGTFALLPQLVRALKVPVIAAGGIADAQGVAAAMALGAAGVQVGTAYMLTPEATTSAIHRAALKSEAARHTALTNLFTGRPARGIVNRVMRELGPIGAAAPEFPLATSGIAPLRAKAEAQGSGDFSPLWSGQNATGCREISSAEVTRALAEGFR; encoded by the coding sequence ATGACCACGCTGCAACAACTTCTGGGCACCGGGCTGCCCCTCATCCAGGCACCGATGGCCGGCATCCAGGGCAGCGCGATGGCGGTCGCGGTCAGCAATGCCGGTGGTCTCGGCTCGCTGCCCTGCGCCATGCTGGCGCCCGATGCCCTGCGTGCCGAACTGGCCGCGATCCGCGCCGGCACCGGCAAGCCCTACAACGTCAACTTCTTCTGCCACACGCCGCCGCAGCCCAGCCCCGAACGCGAGGCGACGTGGCGCGCGGCGCTCGCGCCGTACTACGCCGAGTTCGGCATCGACGCTGCGAGCATTCCCGCCGGGCCGGGCCGCAACCCGTTCAGTGCCGACGTGGCTGCGCTGCTTGCCGAGTTCCGACCGCCGGTGGTGAGCTTTCATTTCGGCCTGCCGCCGCAGGCATTGGTGGCGCAGGTGCACGGCTGGGGCGCGAAGGTGCTCGGCTCGGCCACCACGGTCGACGAGGCGCTGTGGCTCCAGGCGAACGGCGCCGACGCGGTTATCGCACAGGGCCTCGAGGCCGGCGGGCACCGCGGCCACTTCCTCTCGCACGACCTGACGAAGCAGCTCGGCACCTTTGCGCTGCTGCCTCAGCTGGTGCGCGCGCTGAAGGTGCCGGTGATCGCGGCCGGCGGCATCGCCGATGCGCAGGGCGTGGCCGCGGCCATGGCGCTGGGTGCGGCCGGCGTGCAGGTGGGCACCGCGTACATGCTCACGCCCGAGGCGACCACCAGCGCGATTCATCGCGCGGCACTCAAGAGCGAGGCGGCGCGCCACACGGCGCTGACCAACCTGTTCACCGGACGGCCTGCACGCGGCATCGTCAACCGCGTGATGCGCGAGCTCGGTCCGATCGGCGCGGCGGCGCCGGAGTTTCCGTTGGCCACCTCGGGCATCGCGCCATTGCGGGCCAAGGCCGAAGCGCAGGGCAGCGGCGACTTCTCCCCGCTGTGGTCGGGCCAGAACGCCACCGGCTGCCGGGAGATCTCCTCGGCCGAGGTCACGCGCGCACTGGCCGAAGGATTTCGCTGA
- a CDS encoding alpha/beta hydrolase: MIQLHLPLKFLSHAAQPTAREPWLLVLMHGVGSNEQDLFGLARTMPPHFHVLSLRAPYVLSPDAYAWFEFQVLPDGSRQINEEQERESRFLVGEMIASASKQLGVPAERVVVGGFSQGGIMSLSQLLTKPESVRAAMVWHSRLLSQVVPLVAPAEAFEGKALWVSHGTADNVIPPSAAQITRDLARTLPIALSGTDFPGAHEIRPAELQATVAWLQSLSVQPGSP; the protein is encoded by the coding sequence ATGATCCAACTTCACCTGCCCCTCAAGTTCCTCTCGCATGCCGCCCAGCCCACCGCGCGCGAGCCCTGGCTGCTGGTGCTCATGCACGGCGTGGGAAGCAACGAGCAGGACCTGTTCGGCCTGGCGCGCACGATGCCGCCCCACTTCCATGTGCTGAGCCTGCGCGCGCCCTACGTGCTGTCGCCCGATGCGTACGCCTGGTTCGAGTTCCAGGTGCTGCCGGACGGAAGCCGCCAGATCAACGAGGAGCAGGAGCGCGAGAGCCGCTTCCTCGTGGGCGAGATGATCGCCTCGGCCTCGAAGCAGCTCGGCGTGCCGGCCGAGCGCGTGGTGGTCGGCGGCTTCAGCCAGGGCGGCATCATGTCGCTGTCGCAGTTGCTCACCAAGCCCGAGAGCGTGCGTGCCGCGATGGTGTGGCACAGCCGCCTGCTGTCGCAGGTGGTGCCGCTGGTGGCGCCGGCCGAGGCGTTCGAGGGCAAGGCGCTGTGGGTGAGCCACGGCACCGCCGACAACGTGATCCCGCCGAGTGCCGCACAGATCACGCGCGACCTGGCGCGCACCTTGCCGATCGCGCTATCGGGCACCGATTTTCCGGGCGCGCACGAGATCCGCCCGGCCGAACTGCAGGCCACGGTGGCCTGGCTGCAATCGCTCAGCGTGCAGCCGGGTTCGCCCTGA
- a CDS encoding Bug family tripartite tricarboxylate transporter substrate binding protein yields the protein MNQAQLSRRHLLATGAAGALSAIGLPSFAADAAWPAKIVKMVVAFPAGGPTDTAARIVSQKLGERLGVSIVVDNRPGASGSIGTATFIKLPADGNTLSMFGMPALLAPLLYGNNAYDVEKDFMCVATVYDLPMAIVVNPAVMPGVDSVQTLIAQAKAAKTPLNYTSSGAGSFGHLAMEQLKDLGNFDMQHVPYRGSAPAVTDLLGGQLGIMFADVVAALPHIKAGKLKAIAVSSPRANVLLPGVKTVSAQGFPNFDFDSWGGLIAPLGTPAAVVTRINKELADILAKDKEVQDKLVHAGAIAAYQPADAMRKRLAADRARWTKIAKDKNISAI from the coding sequence ATGAACCAAGCTCAACTTTCCCGCCGTCACCTGCTGGCCACGGGCGCCGCAGGCGCGCTCTCGGCCATCGGCCTGCCTTCGTTCGCCGCCGATGCCGCATGGCCCGCGAAGATCGTCAAGATGGTCGTGGCCTTCCCGGCCGGCGGCCCGACCGACACCGCCGCGCGCATCGTCTCGCAGAAGCTGGGCGAGCGCCTGGGCGTGTCGATCGTGGTCGACAACCGTCCGGGCGCTTCCGGCTCCATCGGCACCGCCACCTTCATCAAGCTGCCGGCCGACGGCAACACGCTGTCGATGTTCGGCATGCCCGCGCTGCTCGCGCCGCTGCTGTATGGCAACAACGCCTACGACGTCGAGAAGGACTTCATGTGCGTGGCCACGGTGTACGACCTGCCGATGGCCATCGTCGTCAATCCGGCGGTGATGCCGGGTGTGGACTCCGTGCAGACGCTCATCGCCCAGGCCAAGGCCGCGAAGACGCCGCTGAACTACACCAGCTCCGGCGCCGGCAGCTTCGGCCACCTTGCCATGGAACAGCTGAAGGACCTCGGCAACTTCGACATGCAGCACGTGCCCTACCGCGGCAGCGCGCCGGCCGTGACCGACCTGCTGGGCGGCCAGCTCGGCATCATGTTCGCGGACGTGGTCGCTGCACTGCCGCACATCAAGGCCGGCAAGCTGAAGGCGATCGCCGTCAGCTCGCCGCGCGCCAACGTGCTGCTGCCCGGCGTGAAGACCGTCTCGGCCCAGGGCTTCCCCAACTTCGACTTCGACTCGTGGGGCGGCCTCATCGCCCCGCTGGGAACGCCTGCGGCCGTGGTGACGCGCATCAACAAGGAACTGGCCGACATCCTGGCCAAGGACAAGGAAGTGCAGGACAAGCTGGTGCACGCGGGCGCCATTGCCGCCTACCAGCCGGCGGACGCCATGCGCAAGCGCCTCGCGGCCGACCGCGCGCGCTGGACGAAGATCGCCAAGGACAAGAACATCAGCGCGATCTGA
- a CDS encoding IS3 family transposase (programmed frameshift), which yields MESGIKRTQSDYTLAFKLSVVDQVEKGELTYKQAQERYGIQGRSTVLVWLRKHGRQSWGSASCRLPMPVPIKNSASPSAAPLTPEQRIKALEVQLREANEKAQLFEAVLDVLKKDYGVRVKKAFGQVLSQKLVPGLSVLRACRHWGVSRQAYYQQLQHQQQCRARSDTVIELVRSVRLRQPRLGARKLHHLLKQPLHQANASLGRDALLDVLREAHMLVQPRRAYHKTTDSHHRLRRHPNLLKQGPDQVRPTGSEQVWVADITYLPTDQGFVYLSLVTDAWSRKIVGHHVHDSLHTEQVSRALKVALKGRKTGQMLVHHSDRGIQYCSNDYQEIHRRHGIACSMTDGYDCYQNALAERVNGILKMEFLLHRPADLTQASRMVQQAVQIYNQERPHLSLKLKTPDEVHRASVAGWIKPAVCPS from the exons ATGGAATCAGGCATCAAACGCACGCAGAGCGACTACACGCTGGCTTTTAAGCTGTCGGTGGTCGATCAGGTAGAAAAAGGCGAGCTCACGTACAAGCAGGCCCAGGAGCGCTACGGCATCCAGGGTCGCTCGACGGTGTTGGTGTGGCTGCGCAAGCATGGCCGCCAGAGCTGGGGTTCGGCATCATGTCGGCTTCCCATGCCAGTACCGATCAAGAATTCCGCATCGCCATCCGCTGCGCCGCTGACTCCTGAGCAGAGGATCAAGGCTCTCGAAGTCCAGCTTCGCGAGGCCAATGAGAAGGCTCAGTTGTTCGAGGCCGTGCTCGATGTCCTGAAGAAGGACTATGGGGTGCGTGTC AAAAAAGCCTTCGGGCAAGTCCTCTCGCAAAAGCTCGTCCCGGGGCTGAGCGTGTTGAGGGCTTGCCGCCATTGGGGCGTCAGCCGCCAGGCTTACTACCAACAACTGCAGCACCAGCAGCAATGCCGTGCCCGTTCTGACACAGTGATCGAGCTTGTGCGTTCCGTGCGCCTGCGCCAGCCGCGGCTGGGCGCGCGCAAGCTGCACCATCTTCTCAAGCAGCCGCTGCACCAGGCCAACGCGAGCCTGGGGCGCGATGCGTTGCTGGACGTGCTGCGCGAGGCCCACATGCTGGTTCAGCCCAGGCGGGCGTATCACAAGACCACCGACAGCCATCACCGGTTGCGCCGTCATCCCAACCTGCTCAAGCAGGGGCCGGATCAGGTGCGCCCCACCGGCAGCGAGCAGGTCTGGGTGGCTGACATCACCTACCTGCCGACCGATCAAGGATTCGTCTATCTCAGCCTGGTGACGGATGCGTGGTCGCGCAAGATCGTGGGCCATCACGTGCACGACAGCCTGCACACCGAGCAGGTCAGCCGGGCGCTGAAGGTGGCGCTCAAGGGCCGCAAGACTGGGCAAATGCTGGTGCATCACTCGGACAGGGGCATCCAGTACTGCTCGAACGACTATCAGGAAATCCACCGCCGCCACGGCATCGCCTGCTCGATGACGGACGGCTACGACTGCTATCAGAACGCGCTGGCCGAGCGCGTCAACGGGATCTTGAAGATGGAGTTCCTGCTGCACCGGCCTGCCGATCTGACCCAGGCCAGCCGGATGGTCCAGCAGGCCGTGCAGATCTACAACCAAGAGAGACCGCACCTGTCCCTAAAATTGAAAACGCCCGATGAGGTTCATCGGGCGTCCGTTGCCGGCTGGATCAAGCCGGCTGTGTGTCCTTCATAG
- a CDS encoding UDP-N-acetylglucosamine 1-carboxyvinyltransferase, giving the protein MSNLIVHGGTPLRGRITPSANKNAVLPVLCATLLTWEPLRLLGVPDITDVRKILDIFRTLGSEVHMDHGTGTLELHHRETSFDAARHRLPEEMRSSIMLVPPLLARFGVARLEDNVKGCTLGVREIDPHVEVFQRFGGEVERTEGSLLVRSAGRLTPTDHWLDYASVTTTENFVLCAAAAGGTSTLTNAASEPHVQEFCRFMAMIGVRIEGMGTSRLTVHGNGALKGGEFRFDEDFHEITTFLALGAITGGDVIVRNSAPENFPLLDRTFAKFGVKIVHEDGWSRAVRSGPLKVQTPFTSNVLTKVEAAPWPYFPVDLLPIFIALGVRAEGNAMFWNKVYDGALGWTGELSKFGAHVFSSDPHRLITFGGNPLTPAVVESPYIIRVAIALFMVAASIEGKSEIRNAAPIRRAHPRFVENLRSLGVQVEWTSEE; this is encoded by the coding sequence ATGTCCAACCTCATCGTGCATGGCGGTACGCCGCTTCGTGGCCGCATCACCCCTTCCGCCAACAAGAACGCCGTGCTGCCGGTGCTCTGCGCCACGCTGCTGACCTGGGAGCCGCTGCGCCTGCTCGGCGTGCCCGACATCACCGATGTGCGCAAGATCCTGGACATCTTCCGTACCCTGGGCAGCGAGGTGCACATGGACCACGGCACCGGCACGCTCGAACTGCACCACCGCGAGACCAGCTTCGACGCGGCGCGGCACCGCCTGCCGGAGGAGATGCGCTCGTCGATCATGCTGGTGCCGCCGCTGCTGGCGCGCTTCGGCGTGGCGCGGCTGGAGGACAACGTCAAGGGCTGCACGCTCGGCGTGCGCGAGATCGACCCGCACGTGGAGGTGTTCCAGCGCTTCGGCGGCGAGGTCGAGCGCACCGAGGGTTCGCTGCTGGTGCGCAGCGCGGGCCGGCTCACGCCCACCGACCACTGGCTCGACTACGCATCGGTCACCACCACCGAGAACTTCGTGCTGTGCGCCGCCGCGGCGGGCGGCACCTCGACGCTGACCAATGCGGCATCGGAGCCGCACGTGCAGGAGTTCTGCCGCTTCATGGCGATGATCGGCGTGCGCATCGAGGGCATGGGCACCTCGCGGCTGACGGTGCATGGCAACGGTGCGCTCAAGGGCGGCGAGTTCCGCTTCGACGAGGACTTCCACGAGATCACCACCTTCCTGGCGCTCGGCGCCATCACCGGCGGCGACGTGATCGTGCGCAACAGCGCACCCGAGAACTTTCCGCTGCTCGACCGCACGTTCGCGAAGTTCGGCGTGAAGATCGTGCACGAAGACGGCTGGTCGCGCGCCGTCCGCAGCGGCCCGCTGAAGGTGCAGACGCCCTTCACGAGCAACGTGCTCACCAAGGTCGAGGCTGCGCCGTGGCCCTACTTCCCGGTCGACCTGCTGCCGATCTTCATTGCGCTGGGCGTGCGTGCCGAGGGCAACGCGATGTTCTGGAACAAGGTGTACGACGGCGCCCTGGGCTGGACCGGCGAACTGTCGAAGTTCGGCGCGCACGTGTTCTCGTCGGACCCGCACCGGCTCATCACCTTCGGCGGCAATCCGCTGACGCCGGCCGTGGTCGAGAGCCCCTACATCATCCGCGTGGCGATCGCGCTGTTCATGGTGGCGGCGAGCATCGAGGGCAAGTCGGAGATCCGCAACGCCGCACCGATCCGCCGCGCCCATCCGCGCTTCGTCGAGAACCTGCGCAGCCTCGGCGTGCAGGTGGAATGGACGAGCGAGGAGTAA